A stretch of Sinorhizobium meliloti DNA encodes these proteins:
- the ahcY gene encoding adenosylhomocysteinase, producing the protein MSATQDYIVADIGLADFGRKEIAIAETEMPGLMACREEFGASKPLKGARITGSLHMTIQTAVLIETLVALGAEVRWASCNIFSTQDHAAAAIAASGVPVFAVKGETLEEYWTYTDKIFQWADGGVSNMILDDGGDATMYILLGARAEAGENILTNPGSEEEEILFAQIKKRLAATPGWFTRQRDAIKGVTEETTTGVNRLYQLQAKGLLPFPAINVNDSVTKSKFDNKYGCKESLVDGIRRGTDVMMAGKVAVVCGYGDVGKGSAASLSGAGARVKVTEVDPICALQAAMDGYEVVQLEDVVSSADIFITTTGNKDVIRIEHMRAMKDMAIVGNIGHFDNEIQVSALRNLKWTNVKPQVDLIEFPKGNRIILLSEGRLLNLGNATGHPSFVMSASFSNQVLAQIELFTKGEQYKNEVYVLPKQLDEKVARLHLAKLGAKLTELSEEQASYIGVKQQGPFKAEHYRY; encoded by the coding sequence ATGAGCGCAACTCAGGACTATATCGTCGCCGACATCGGGCTTGCCGACTTCGGCCGCAAGGAAATCGCCATCGCCGAAACGGAAATGCCGGGCCTGATGGCCTGCCGTGAGGAGTTCGGCGCATCGAAGCCGCTGAAGGGCGCCCGCATCACCGGCTCGCTCCACATGACCATCCAGACCGCCGTGCTGATCGAGACGCTGGTTGCGCTCGGTGCCGAGGTCCGTTGGGCGTCGTGCAACATCTTCTCGACCCAGGACCACGCTGCCGCCGCCATTGCCGCGAGCGGCGTACCCGTCTTCGCCGTCAAGGGCGAGACGCTCGAGGAATATTGGACCTACACCGACAAGATCTTCCAATGGGCCGATGGCGGCGTCTCGAACATGATTCTCGACGACGGCGGCGACGCGACCATGTACATCCTGCTCGGCGCCCGCGCCGAGGCCGGCGAGAACATTCTGACGAATCCGGGCTCCGAAGAGGAAGAGATCCTTTTCGCGCAGATCAAGAAGCGCCTCGCCGCGACACCCGGCTGGTTCACCAGGCAGCGTGACGCGATCAAGGGCGTGACCGAAGAGACGACGACGGGCGTCAACCGCCTCTACCAGCTCCAGGCCAAGGGCCTGCTGCCCTTCCCGGCGATCAACGTCAACGACAGCGTCACCAAGTCGAAGTTCGACAACAAGTACGGCTGCAAGGAATCGCTCGTCGACGGCATCCGCCGCGGCACCGATGTGATGATGGCCGGCAAGGTCGCGGTGGTCTGCGGCTACGGCGACGTCGGCAAGGGCTCGGCGGCCTCGCTCAGCGGCGCCGGCGCACGCGTCAAGGTCACGGAAGTCGACCCGATCTGCGCCCTCCAAGCGGCCATGGACGGCTATGAAGTCGTCCAGCTCGAAGACGTGGTATCCTCCGCCGACATCTTCATCACCACCACCGGCAACAAGGACGTCATCCGCATCGAGCACATGCGCGCGATGAAGGACATGGCGATCGTCGGCAATATCGGCCATTTCGACAACGAGATTCAGGTCTCGGCGCTACGGAACCTGAAGTGGACGAACGTCAAGCCGCAGGTCGACCTGATCGAGTTCCCGAAGGGCAACCGCATCATCCTGCTTTCGGAAGGCCGCCTGCTCAACCTCGGCAACGCCACCGGGCATCCGTCCTTCGTCATGTCGGCATCCTTCTCCAACCAGGTTCTGGCGCAGATCGAGCTCTTCACCAAGGGCGAGCAGTACAAGAACGAGGTTTACGTGCTGCCGAAGCAGCTCGACGAGAAGGTGGCGCGCCTGCATCTCGCCAAGCTCGGCGCCAAGCTGACCGAGCTCTCGGAGGAACAGGCCTCCTATATTGGCGTCAAGCAGCAGGGTCCGTTCAAGGCCGAACACTACCGGTACTAA
- a CDS encoding nucleotidyltransferase family protein, whose protein sequence is MPITNAMVLAAGLGTRLRPVTDTLPKPLVRIAGKPMIDYVLDLLAAAGVTRAVVNVHHFAGQMEEHLGRREVPHILISDERDALMNSGGGLAKGLKLLDGGPVLVMNADLFWIGEKPRQPCNLKKLAEFFDSERMDMALLCVRLEDTTGHNGKRDFSLSEDGRLTRYEEGMENPVVYAGAIAMDAALLADAPDEAFNLNIYFDRAIARGRLFGLMLEGHWITVGSPEAIAEAEAAIRRFRPEG, encoded by the coding sequence ATGCCCATCACCAATGCCATGGTGCTTGCGGCCGGACTGGGCACCCGCCTGCGGCCGGTCACCGACACGCTGCCGAAGCCGCTGGTCAGGATAGCCGGCAAGCCGATGATCGACTATGTGCTGGATCTGCTCGCCGCCGCGGGTGTGACCAGGGCCGTTGTGAACGTCCATCATTTCGCCGGCCAGATGGAGGAGCACCTCGGCCGGCGGGAGGTGCCGCATATCCTGATTTCGGACGAGCGGGACGCGCTGATGAATTCCGGCGGCGGGCTCGCGAAGGGCCTGAAACTGCTCGATGGCGGGCCCGTCCTCGTGATGAATGCCGACCTCTTCTGGATCGGCGAAAAACCGCGGCAACCGTGCAACCTGAAAAAGCTTGCCGAGTTCTTCGATTCGGAGCGCATGGACATGGCGCTGCTCTGCGTGCGTCTCGAGGACACGACCGGGCACAACGGCAAACGGGATTTCTCGCTATCGGAAGACGGCCGGCTCACGCGTTATGAAGAAGGCATGGAAAATCCCGTCGTCTATGCCGGCGCGATCGCCATGGACGCAGCGCTGCTTGCCGATGCGCCGGACGAGGCGTTCAACCTCAACATCTATTTCGACCGGGCGATCGCCCGGGGACGCCTTTTCGGCCTGATGCTCGAAGGGCACTGGATCACCGTCGGCTCGCCGGAAGCCATAGCGGAGGCCGAGGCTGCGATCCGCCGCTTCCGGCCGGAGGGATGA
- a CDS encoding sensor histidine kinase, producing the protein MKTHETMSSAGRLGAPRLIKRLLAGTVLLAASDAAAQATDPGRSIFGTSEVVTFSVLIGVISAAMISAIWLIRQRGNIEAENRELRSNLSDANQRISRFQALIADKNRRIVIWDGLAERPEFLGQLPAETGAPQDDRDFLAFGRWIKPQSAGQLEKAIEALRAQAQSFDLVLETQRNEVLEAQGRVSGGRAFVRFIALNNLRAELAELKLERDQLHASLSTFRTLLDAVDLPAWQRGGDGRLEWVNAAYANAVETQSASTAVAEERELLATTARERIRAVSTLQTPFRDKVSTVVRGNRTFFDVVDARTPAGSAGIAIDVSGIEAVREELARTLKSHAETLEHLATPVAIFDGNQRLQFYNQAFQRLWDLDMGFLERKPDNGEVLDRLRAGGKLPEQLNWKQWKTSALSVYQAIDTQSDLWHLPNGQTLRVFATARPQGGATWVFENLTERVDLETRYNTLVQVQGETIDHLAEGVAVFGPDGRIRLSNPAFRAIWGISETEAQPGTHIRAIEQACLASYDQPDGWKRFAHIITSFDDERPSSRGILELRTGLILDYAVIPLPNAQTMLTFVNITDSVRVERALTEKNEALRKADALKNDFVHHVSYELRSPLTNIIGFADLLKTPVFGELNERQAEYVDHIATSSSLLLTIVNDILDLATVDAGIVELELSEVNLIDLIDDVTQQMGDRLVESGVSLRTDAPDNLGRITADQQRLKQIFIKLLTNAANFAPDGSTIELKCWREGSDFAFSVTDTGPGIPQDVLNTVFNRFESYGQRGGAGLGLSIVESFVSLHHGNVSIRSKEGEGTAVTCRIPSAEAPKVIAAE; encoded by the coding sequence GTGAAAACACATGAAACCATGTCTTCTGCAGGACGGCTGGGGGCGCCGAGACTGATCAAGCGGCTCCTTGCAGGAACGGTACTGCTTGCGGCAAGCGATGCCGCAGCCCAGGCCACCGATCCCGGCAGAAGCATATTCGGCACCTCCGAGGTCGTGACGTTCTCCGTCCTGATCGGCGTTATTTCCGCCGCCATGATTTCGGCGATCTGGCTCATCCGCCAGCGCGGCAACATCGAGGCCGAGAACCGCGAGCTTCGTTCCAATCTATCCGACGCGAACCAGCGCATTTCCCGCTTCCAGGCTCTCATTGCCGACAAGAACAGGCGCATCGTGATCTGGGACGGGCTAGCGGAGCGCCCCGAATTCCTCGGTCAGCTTCCGGCCGAAACCGGCGCGCCGCAGGACGACCGGGACTTTCTCGCCTTCGGCCGCTGGATCAAGCCACAATCGGCAGGCCAGCTCGAAAAGGCGATCGAGGCCTTGCGTGCCCAGGCGCAGAGCTTCGATCTCGTACTCGAAACCCAGCGCAACGAGGTACTCGAGGCCCAGGGCCGGGTATCCGGCGGGCGGGCCTTCGTGCGCTTCATCGCGCTCAACAATCTCAGGGCCGAACTCGCCGAGCTGAAGCTCGAGCGCGACCAGCTGCATGCTTCGCTTTCGACGTTCCGCACGCTGCTCGACGCGGTCGATCTTCCCGCGTGGCAGCGCGGAGGAGACGGCAGGCTCGAATGGGTCAATGCGGCCTATGCCAATGCGGTCGAAACCCAGAGCGCGAGCACGGCCGTCGCCGAAGAGCGCGAGCTGCTTGCGACCACGGCCCGCGAGCGTATCCGGGCGGTCTCGACGCTCCAGACGCCTTTCCGCGACAAGGTTTCGACGGTGGTCAGGGGCAACCGGACGTTCTTCGACGTCGTGGACGCCCGCACGCCCGCCGGCTCCGCCGGAATCGCAATCGACGTCTCCGGCATCGAGGCGGTGCGCGAGGAGCTGGCGCGGACGCTCAAGAGCCATGCCGAGACGCTCGAACACCTGGCAACGCCGGTGGCAATCTTCGACGGCAATCAGCGGCTGCAGTTCTACAATCAGGCCTTCCAGCGGCTTTGGGATCTCGACATGGGATTCCTCGAGCGCAAGCCCGACAACGGCGAGGTGCTCGATCGGCTGCGTGCCGGCGGCAAGCTGCCGGAGCAGCTCAACTGGAAGCAATGGAAGACGAGTGCGCTCTCCGTCTATCAGGCGATCGATACGCAGTCCGATCTCTGGCACCTGCCGAACGGCCAGACGCTCCGCGTTTTCGCCACCGCGCGGCCGCAGGGCGGCGCCACCTGGGTGTTCGAGAACCTGACGGAACGGGTCGATCTCGAAACGCGCTACAACACGCTGGTCCAGGTCCAGGGCGAAACGATCGACCATCTCGCCGAGGGCGTCGCCGTTTTCGGCCCCGACGGCCGCATCCGGCTCTCCAACCCGGCCTTCCGGGCGATCTGGGGCATCAGCGAGACCGAGGCGCAGCCGGGCACCCATATCCGCGCGATCGAGCAGGCTTGCCTCGCCTCCTACGACCAGCCCGACGGCTGGAAGCGCTTCGCCCATATCATCACCAGCTTCGACGACGAGCGACCGTCGAGCCGCGGCATTCTGGAGCTGCGCACCGGCCTCATCCTCGACTACGCGGTCATTCCGCTGCCCAATGCCCAGACGATGCTGACCTTCGTCAACATCACCGACAGCGTCCGCGTCGAGCGCGCACTCACCGAGAAGAACGAGGCGCTGCGCAAGGCGGATGCGCTGAAGAACGATTTCGTGCACCACGTCTCCTACGAGCTGCGCTCGCCGCTGACCAACATCATCGGTTTTGCCGACCTTCTGAAAACGCCGGTCTTCGGCGAGCTCAACGAGCGCCAGGCCGAATATGTCGACCACATCGCCACCTCCTCGTCGCTGCTTCTGACGATCGTCAACGACATCCTCGATCTTGCAACCGTCGATGCCGGCATCGTCGAGCTCGAACTCTCGGAGGTGAATCTCATCGACCTGATCGACGACGTGACGCAGCAGATGGGCGACCGGCTGGTCGAGAGCGGCGTGTCGCTTCGAACCGATGCACCCGACAATCTCGGCCGCATCACCGCGGACCAGCAGCGGCTGAAGCAGATCTTCATAAAGCTTCTCACCAATGCGGCGAATTTCGCGCCGGACGGGAGCACGATCGAGCTCAAATGCTGGCGCGAGGGGAGCGACTTCGCCTTCTCCGTCACCGACACCGGACCGGGCATCCCGCAGGACGTTCTCAACACCGTGTTCAACCGCTTCGAAAGCTACGGCCAGCGCGGCGGCGCGGGTCTGGGCCTGTCCATTGTGGAGAGCTTCGTCAGCCTTCACCACGGCAATGTTTCGATCCGCAGCAAGGAGGGTGAAGGTACGGCAGTAACCTGCCGCATTCCCTCCGCCGAAGCGCCGAAGGTCATCGCGGCGGAATAG
- a CDS encoding bifunctional tRNA (adenosine(37)-N6)-threonylcarbamoyltransferase complex ATPase subunit type 1 TsaE/phosphotransferase, giving the protein MKSLERLLKDEAATIEFGEDLALALKAGECVALSGDLGAGKSTFARAFIRAMADDETLEVPSPTFTLVQSYDLRIPVAHFDLYRLADASELDELGFDEALADGICLVEWPEKAEEALPADRITLTFSHEDDGRRIHLTAPDAAFERITRSLAIRKFLIDAAHPYARRRHLSGDASIRAYERIDTQDGAPAKILMDAPRHKPGPILQDGKYYQQLAHIAEDVVPFVAISQLLRKRGFAAPAIYARDLDQGLLLIENLGSEGILDTDGRPVAERYIEGARLLARLHAQPAERDIAVAEGVVHSIPDFDRTAIRIETSLLVDWYLPWKRGRPASDDERREYFAVWDGLIDVLASAEKNLLLRDFHSPNILWRQDRAGFDRIGIIDFQDAMIGPTAYDVASLVQDARVTIEPDLAKRMMTAYISERRELGPFDEATFRRDWHLMAAQRNCKLAGIWVRLKERDGKPGYMKHMPRTFAYLEHALSHQVLTPLREWCIKAGILAPESANR; this is encoded by the coding sequence ATGAAATCTCTCGAACGTCTGCTGAAGGACGAGGCCGCCACCATCGAATTCGGCGAAGATCTCGCATTGGCGCTGAAGGCCGGCGAATGCGTCGCGCTCTCGGGCGATCTCGGCGCGGGGAAGTCGACCTTCGCAAGAGCCTTCATCCGGGCAATGGCCGACGACGAGACGCTCGAGGTGCCGAGCCCAACCTTCACCCTGGTTCAAAGCTACGACCTCAGGATCCCGGTCGCTCATTTCGATCTCTACCGGCTCGCGGACGCATCCGAGCTTGACGAGCTCGGTTTCGACGAGGCGCTCGCCGACGGCATCTGTCTCGTCGAATGGCCGGAGAAGGCCGAGGAGGCGCTTCCGGCCGACCGGATCACGCTCACCTTCTCGCATGAAGACGACGGGCGGCGCATTCACCTGACGGCTCCGGACGCGGCTTTCGAACGGATCACCCGCTCGCTTGCCATTCGCAAGTTCCTTATCGATGCAGCCCATCCCTACGCCCGTCGGCGCCACCTGAGCGGCGATGCTTCGATCAGGGCCTATGAACGCATCGACACCCAGGATGGTGCGCCGGCGAAGATTCTCATGGATGCGCCGAGACACAAGCCGGGACCTATCCTCCAGGACGGAAAGTATTACCAGCAGCTCGCCCATATCGCCGAGGACGTCGTCCCATTCGTCGCGATCTCGCAACTCCTGCGCAAACGCGGTTTCGCCGCACCGGCGATCTACGCGCGCGACCTCGACCAGGGTCTGCTGCTCATCGAAAATCTTGGATCCGAAGGCATCCTCGACACCGATGGCCGCCCCGTCGCGGAGCGCTACATCGAAGGCGCGCGGCTTCTCGCCCGGCTGCATGCCCAGCCCGCGGAGCGCGACATCGCGGTCGCTGAAGGGGTCGTGCACAGCATCCCCGATTTCGACCGGACGGCGATCAGGATCGAAACCAGTCTGCTCGTCGACTGGTACCTCCCGTGGAAACGGGGGCGGCCTGCCTCGGACGATGAGCGGCGGGAATACTTCGCCGTATGGGATGGACTGATCGACGTTCTCGCCTCCGCGGAGAAGAACCTTCTTCTGCGCGATTTCCACTCGCCGAACATTCTCTGGCGTCAGGACCGCGCCGGCTTCGACCGCATCGGCATCATCGACTTCCAGGACGCGATGATCGGGCCGACGGCCTATGACGTGGCCTCGCTGGTGCAGGATGCGCGCGTGACGATCGAGCCCGATCTCGCCAAGCGGATGATGACTGCCTACATCTCCGAGCGCCGGGAGTTGGGTCCCTTCGACGAGGCGACCTTCCGGCGCGACTGGCATCTGATGGCCGCTCAGCGCAACTGCAAGCTCGCCGGCATTTGGGTGCGGCTAAAGGAGCGCGACGGCAAGCCCGGCTACATGAAGCACATGCCGCGCACCTTTGCCTATCTCGAGCATGCGCTCTCCCATCAGGTGCTGACACCCTTGCGCGAATGGTGCATTAAGGCTGGAATCCTCGCTCCCGAATCAGCGAACCGTTAG